The Microcystis panniformis FACHB-1757 region CAGGAATATCTATCCATGTATCGATTAGTGTGGGAATCTCTGATACCTCAATATTTTTGAGAACTTGTTTCATGGCTTAAGTAGGTGCATCTACATCTTTCATTGTACCTTATCTAATCATATCTACATATCTAATAGTGTTCCTCAAATTATAACTTTCCTCCTCGCTCTCGGCACTATCGGCGCAGTTTCAACCCTGAAGCGTAAACTAAAATCATCCCAATCTACCGAAAAAGAAACCACAAAAGTAGGCTAAATTGCTTCTAAAAACACCATAAATGCCCCTTCATTTAGTCAGTTGAGGGGGTATTTTTTGTGTATTGTTTATTGTCTATTATTTAATTGTTGCTAACTAATTAACAACAAGAGCGTTTTTTGTGGTAAAATAGTTAGACTGGTGTAAATATAGTAAAAGCTAAAATGTCTGTCACCCATATTAATAATCTTCAAGACCAGATTTTGCAAAGTATTAAGACTTTACCGCTAGAAAAACAGCAACAAGTCCTTGAATTTGTCAAATCCTTACAAAGAAATTCACGTTTTCAGAAATGGGATAATATTTCAGATGCAGAAGCACAGTCGTTACAAAATGAATTTGCTCAAGAGGATATTAGCTTTTCAGAAAGTATTTTACCCGATTATTTATCTCACCTTGAACAAGAGGATAAGGAATAAATGCGAGGCGATATTTATCTAGCTGATTTGAATCCGAGTCGTGGTTCAGAACAAGCTGGTATTCGACCTGTTATTATTGTCGAATATAACAATATTGATCGCTTCACTAGCACTGTTGTTGTAATTCCATTAACCAGTAATTTACGTCGCGCACAAATCCCCGGAACAATGGTTATTCCCGCAGGACAAGGAGGTTTAAATCAGGAATCAGTAGCCTTATGTTATCAAATTGTTGTTATTGATAGACAACGACTTCAGAGACAGTTGGGGACACTTTCTTCTAGTTATTTACAGCAATTGGAAGAAGCGATGCGATACACATTAGATTTAACATAAAACCCTAATATGAATGTTTAATTAGTTTAATTTTCTTTCTGGAAAACTTGAACTTTAAGACTCCTATTACTTAGTACACTCGGCGCAGCTTCAACCCTGAAGCGTAAACTAAAACCATCCAAATCCACCGAAAAAGAAACCAGAAAAGTAGGCTAAATTGTTTCTAAAATACCATAAATGCCCCTTGATTCAGTCAATTGAGTGGGGGAATTTATATCGTATTTTTATGTTATCTTGAGGGTATTTATACCGCTTTGCGGAAGGCAAAAGTCTTATAACATAAGCTTTTCATGTTCCTAATTTTTACAATCCAAATCAATCATTAATGCTACCAGTATAAAATAATTAAAAAATGAGTCCATATCCCTATAACTTTGACAACTTTACTCTTCTGGAATAAACTGATAAACCAAACGATGCTGACAGAACAAATTAAACCTTTAGCCAAGCAAAAATATCCGCTGCTGATATTGACCAACGTTCTAAACCTTTAATCACTGCTAAAGGCTCATTATTTCCTTCAGTTGCAATATGTACTTTCGGTAATCCTGTTTGAAAAACGGTGACTGACTTTGCTAAAGGATCAATCAACCAACCTAATTCTGTTCCTTGTTGTAAACAGAAAATAATCTTTTCCATCCCTAAGGTAACAGATTGTTCAGGAGACATAATTTCAATAATCCAATCTGGATAACGTAAAAATTGATCGGCCATTTCTCCATCTAGATCTCTTGGCAAATTCTCCCAACGAATCACCGCAATATCTGGCACAATTGAACGTTCTGCAAAAGTACAACGCAATTCAGGTAGAGCATAAGCTAATTTTTGAGGTTTAGTCTGTTGATTAATGGCAGAGGCTAACTCAAATTGTAAGATGCTATGTTTTCCTTTGGCCATAGGTTTTTGAGTGACAATTCCATGATAATATTAGACCTCTTGCATAATTTTTTTATGGTATAATGGAGGGTTTTGCTTTTTTCTCAATTCTTAGATTGAAGTGGAAAAAAGAATAAAATGTGATCTTAGGTCAGGAAATCATCTATAATTTTGCTATGTTTATTAGCAAAATTATGGATTATCAAAACTTATCAGATGAACAATTCAAACGCCGTTTCGGTGTGTATAAACAAACCTATAGAAAGATGGTAGAATCAGTAAAAAGTGTTGAAGCCGACTCTAATTCACCATCTAAAAGGGGACCGAAACCTAAACTATCTATAGAAGAACAAGTTTTAGTAACGTTAGAATATTGGCGAGAATATAGAACATATTTTCACATTGGTACAAGCTGGGAACTATCAGAATCAACTATATGTCGGATTGTAAATAAGACGGAAAAAATGCTTTTACAATCGGGAAACTTCCGTTTAAAAGGAAAAAAAGCTTTACTCAATCAAGCAGAGATACCGGTCATAACGGTAATGGATGTAACGGAAACTCCCATTGAACGCCCCCAAAAGAAACAGAAAGATTTTTTGGGAGGTAAAAGAGGTTATCATACTTTAAAATCCCAATTAGTAGCTGATCAAAATACCGAGGAAATTATCTGTGTCTTTTGTGGGAAAGGTAGAGGTCATGATTTTAGTTTATTTAAAAAAAGTCGAGTTCGTTTTCATCCTTTAACTACCAGCATAGAAGACAGTGGTTATCAGGGAATAGCTGCATACCATAGTAATAGTTATACACCGAAAAAGAAATCGAAAAATAGAAAATTAACAGAGTTAGAAAAAGAGTATAACAAGGCTTTAGCCAAAGAAAGGATTATCATTGAACATATAAATAGGAAACTCAAAACCTTTAAAATCTTATCCTGTAAATATCGGAATCGTCGTCGAAGATATAGTTTAAGAGTTAACTTGTTGGCGGCTATTTATAACTGTGAGTTAGGGATAGGTATAGCAGCTTCTTAAAAGTTGCCTAAAGATTAA contains the following coding sequences:
- a CDS encoding type II toxin-antitoxin system PemK/MazF family toxin, whose product is MRGDIYLADLNPSRGSEQAGIRPVIIVEYNNIDRFTSTVVVIPLTSNLRRAQIPGTMVIPAGQGGLNQESVALCYQIVVIDRQRLQRQLGTLSSSYLQQLEEAMRYTLDLT
- a CDS encoding IS5-like element ISMae4 family transposase, whose product is MFISKIMDYQNLSDEQFKRRFGVYKQTYRKMVESVKSVEADSNSPSKRGPKPKLSIEEQVLVTLEYWREYRTYFHIGTSWELSESTICRIVNKTEKMLLQSGNFRLKGKKALLNQAEIPVITVMDVTETPIERPQKKQKDFLGGKRGYHTLKSQLVADQNTEEIICVFCGKGRGHDFSLFKKSRVRFHPLTTSIEDSGYQGIAAYHSNSYTPKKKSKNRKLTELEKEYNKALAKERIIIEHINRKLKTFKILSCKYRNRRRRYSLRVNLLAAIYNCELGIGIAAS